The following proteins come from a genomic window of Streptomyces liliiviolaceus:
- a CDS encoding YbaB/EbfC family nucleoid-associated protein produces MIPGGGQPNMQQLLQQAQKMQQDLANAQEELARTEVDGQAGGGLVKATVTGSGELRGLVIDPKAVDPEDTETLADLIVAAVQAANENAQALQQQKLGPLAQGLGGGSGIPGLPF; encoded by the coding sequence GTGATTCCCGGTGGTGGCCAGCCCAATATGCAGCAGCTGCTCCAGCAGGCCCAGAAGATGCAGCAGGACCTCGCGAACGCCCAGGAGGAGCTGGCGCGCACCGAGGTCGACGGTCAGGCGGGCGGCGGCCTGGTGAAGGCGACGGTGACGGGCTCGGGCGAACTGCGCGGCCTGGTCATCGACCCGAAGGCCGTCGACCCCGAGGACACCGAGACCCTCGCCGATCTGATCGTCGCGGCGGTCCAGGCGGCCAACGAGAACGCCCAGGCGCTCCAGCAGCAGAAGCTCGGCCCGCTCGCACAGGGGCTCGGCGGCGGCAGCGGCATCCCCGGCCTGCCGTTCTAA
- the recR gene encoding recombination mediator RecR, protein MYEGVVQDLIDELGRLPGVGPKSAQRIAFHILQAEPTDVRRLAQCLMEVKAKVRFCATCGNVAQEELCNICRDPRRDLSVICVVEEPKDVVAVERTREFRGKYHVLGGAISPIEGVGPDDLRIRELLARLADGAVTELILATDPNLEGEATATYLARMIKPMGLKVTRLASGLPVGGDLEYADEVTLGRAFEGRRLLDV, encoded by the coding sequence GTGTACGAAGGCGTGGTCCAGGACCTCATCGACGAGCTGGGGCGGCTGCCCGGCGTCGGTCCCAAGAGCGCGCAGCGGATCGCCTTCCACATCCTCCAGGCGGAGCCGACGGACGTGCGCCGTCTCGCGCAGTGCCTCATGGAGGTCAAGGCGAAGGTCCGCTTCTGCGCCACCTGCGGGAACGTGGCGCAGGAGGAGCTGTGCAACATCTGCCGCGACCCGCGCCGCGACCTCTCGGTCATCTGCGTGGTCGAGGAGCCGAAGGACGTGGTCGCCGTCGAGCGGACCCGCGAGTTCCGGGGCAAGTACCACGTGCTCGGCGGTGCGATCAGCCCGATCGAGGGTGTGGGCCCGGACGACCTGCGCATCAGGGAGCTGCTGGCGCGGCTCGCCGACGGCGCGGTCACGGAGCTGATCCTGGCCACCGACCCGAACCTGGAGGGCGAGGCCACGGCCACCTATCTCGCCCGCATGATCAAGCCCATGGGCCTCAAGGTGACCCGCCTCGCCAGCGGGCTGCCGGTGGGCGGCGACCTGGAGTACGCCGACGAGGTCACCCTGGGACGCGCCTTCGAGGGAAGGCGGCTGCTGGATGTCTGA
- a CDS encoding SLATT domain-containing protein gives MSQPDMQPEGPAQGGRGDGPVEPGDLMGRAFPLGDWGEPAERLDELYRWVEAGALTTTYWYLADRVWKRRGARALRAGAAAGALGAAGLPLLDLAGVLGGGAAWGYLALLVAVACAAGDRFFGVTSGWMRDVATAQAVQRRLQVLQFDWASECVREVLGPAEGTAGEAAERCLAVLRRFSEDVTELVRVETVDWMVEFRSGVAPMALRVGGGGGGGGSVRDASSVGRASLPPGARPNMPRQRPPEPR, from the coding sequence GTGAGCCAGCCGGACATGCAGCCCGAGGGGCCGGCCCAGGGCGGCCGGGGCGACGGTCCGGTGGAGCCCGGCGATCTGATGGGGCGGGCCTTCCCCCTCGGCGACTGGGGCGAACCGGCCGAACGGCTGGACGAGCTCTACCGGTGGGTGGAGGCGGGGGCGCTCACCACCACGTACTGGTATCTCGCCGACCGGGTGTGGAAGCGGCGGGGGGCGCGGGCCCTGCGGGCCGGGGCCGCCGCGGGGGCGCTCGGCGCGGCCGGGCTGCCCCTGCTGGATCTCGCCGGGGTGCTCGGCGGGGGCGCCGCCTGGGGGTATCTGGCGCTGCTGGTGGCGGTCGCCTGCGCCGCGGGGGACCGCTTCTTCGGGGTGACCTCCGGGTGGATGCGGGACGTGGCGACCGCTCAGGCCGTGCAGCGGCGGTTGCAGGTCCTCCAGTTCGACTGGGCGTCCGAGTGCGTGCGGGAGGTTCTCGGGCCGGCCGAGGGGACCGCCGGGGAGGCCGCCGAGCGGTGCCTCGCCGTGCTGCGGCGGTTCTCCGAGGACGTGACGGAGTTGGTGCGGGTGGAGACCGTGGACTGGATGGTGGAGTTCCGGAGCGGGGTGGCGCCGATGGCTCTGCGGGTGGGTGGGGGTGGGGGCGGGGGTGGGTCTGTTCGGGACGCCTCGTCGGTCGGGCGGGCGTCGCTGCCGCCGGGGGCGCGGCCGAACATGCCGCGCCAGCGGCCACCGGAGCCCCGGTAG